The region CCATAATAAAATTCCTCCTTCATTTAATTAAAATTTTTATCTTGCCGTTTAATATCCATATCCTCCAACATAGGCTGCCAATACAATAATTAATAGGATAAACAACACAACGATTAAAGCAAATCCGCCACCATATCCTGCTCCTGCAAACAGCCTTGCTTATTCAAGTATCACCTCCATACTGCCTACAATCAATATATGTGAGCAGGTAGCGAATGTTAGGGACATTATCCCAAGTCCGCCTCTTTTTTGGGTGACTTTTTTCAAGACTAGCGTACATGCGTTTTTTATTGTGACTTTTCTGGTCATTATGTAATTACTTTGTGCGATGGTACTGGCTGGATTTATTTGACGAATGTAAAGAGCAAAGGGAAGCAACTTGGGATTACCTTGTGAGATACATAAATTGTGTGTTTTAGTTAGGTGACTTTTTAAGGAAGGTGTCCAAAATTCATCAAATGATAAAGTGAGGCTCTTGCTTTTGATTTGGTGATCTTTGGACACGTGTTAAAACATGAAGCATAAAGGGGGGTTACAGAGTCAATAATCGATTTCCTCAAAGTCTTCTGGTTGTGGTGTTGGTTGCATTTGTTTTAACGTATTACTATCAGAAATTTCATTGTTAATTTCTTGATAGGATTTTACCTTACCAGCTTGTTTCTTTGCAGATTTTTTGTTTTCCTTGTCGTTATTCATTTTAATTATCCTTTCATGTATGGATTGATGGTTATTTTTTGTTGATTGAAAGGATTTATACACTTACAAAACAGCAATATCAATCATTTCAGTAAAAGCAATCCACTCACTGTCTTCCGCCGAAACCAATTTCAATTGCTGTCCGGGGACAACCTTTTCTATTTTCCCTGTTACAAAATGATCATGATAGGGATGAAAAAGTTCAATCCGTAAATCAAGATCCTGTTTCATTGCATCAGAAATAATTTGGGAAAACAAAGCCATTTGCTGTTCATCGATAATTGGCTTGGTTCGTTTGGTTAGTTCCTTTTGGTGTTTGCGAATGCGTGCTTTGTGCTCCGGCAGCATCATACGGCTGGATTCCCACATTAAATTTTGTCCAGGGGTTAATTTATTTGGGTTCATTTTTCGTCTTTTCTCCTTTTATTTATAGTGACCACCAATCTTCTCAGCCCGATCAAAAGCCTGCCCGGCATCAGTTAGGGAAGCTGCTCGAACAATGGCGGTTGGACCATATTTGTCGTGAATATAGTCCATCGCTTCTGACAAGTGCTCCTTTTTCAAGGAAAAATCAAAAAAGCTGAGCTGGAAAGGATCGGCCGGTTGCAGCTGTGATAGCGTAACGCCAACACTACGAACGGGCTGCCGATCCCAGTGCATACGGAATAAATATAGTGCAGACCGGAAAATATCCATCCCGAAATTGGTCAGCGTTGCGAGCTTTACTTGCCGATGAAATCCGGTCGGAAACGTCACATTCATCCCCCGAACCCCCACCGACACAGTATTGCCGCGATAGCCACCGGCACGGGCACGTCTGGCAACTTCTTCACTTAATTCCAATAAAACCACTTTAATCTCGTCAAATGTTTCGTAATCTCGGGGCAGCGTCATGTGATGGCCAACCGCTTTTTGGTGATCATGTGTCTTTGTCGTTACTGGAGCATTGTTAATTCCGTTGGCGGTTTGCCATAAGACCTGCCCATTGATGCCCCAGCGTTTGGTTAATGCATCCACAGAAAAGGTGGCCAGCTGCCCAATTTTTTGAATTCCCATCCGTTGCAGGTGTTGTTTCATCCGACTGCCGATTCCAAACATCTTACCAATTGGGAGTTCCCACATGGTTTCTTTCATATTGGATTGATCCAACTGAAAAATACCATCCGCGTTTTTCTTGGCAAAGGCATCACAGGATATTTTGGCCAACACTTTATTCGGACCAATACCAACCCGCGTATAAACACCCGTTTCTTCCATGATTTCCTGCTGGATTTTGCGGGCAATCGTAAATGGATCGCCAAAAAGTTTTTGACTTCCGGTGACGTCCAGAAACTGTTCATCAACGGAAAACACTTCAACCAAATCGGTATAATGCTCCAATATTTCGGTGATTTGGCAGGACACATCAATGTATCGCTGCATCCTCGGTCTGACAACAACCGCTTCCGGGCATTTATTTTGCGCTTCCCATAATGCTTCAGCTGTTTTTACGCCATATTTTTTTGCAATTGGGCAGGCAGCCAGTATAATTCCACTCCGCCGCTCCGGATCCCCCGAAACAATGACTGGTTTATCCTTCCACTCCGGATTTTCCGCTTTTTCTACAGAAGCATAGAATGTTTGCATATCCACCAAGAAAATAACGCGTTTCACGCCACAATCCCCCTCTACAGAAACTAATGTTCGTGTATTTATTATATGCGAATATACGTTCTTTATTCAATGGTAATTTATAGAATGTGCGGTACGCGGATACTATGATAAAATGATTACAGAGTGAACAACACGCAGGAGATAAAAGGCAATGCCTCTACCTATAGACAACAAAAAGATTGGATGTGGAAAGATGACAAAATTTGGATTTATCCGGCATGGTGTAACAGATTGGAATCAGGAGCGTAGAGCGCAAGGAAGTTCGGATATACCCCTTAATAATGAGGGACGTGAACAAGCTGCAAAACTTGCGGAGCGTTTGCAAACAGAAGATTGGGACGTGATCTATGCTAGTGATTTGGCAAGAGCCAGAGAAACCGCTGAAATGATTGCGAATAAAATGAATGGTGTCACAATCCATTTCGATCCAAGGCTTCGTGAAGTTGGTGGAGGGCTAATTGAAGGAACAACGGAAAAAGAACGTATAGCAAAATGGGGTATCAATTGGCGAAATCTGGATCTGGAAAGGGAAAGCGATGATTGTGTTATGGCAAGGGGACAGTCTGTATTGGCTGAAATCCTTAGTGAGAATAACGGGAAAAATATATTGATTGTCAGTCATGGATCATTTATTAGGCGACTGCTCGGGGAATTGGTCCCGGATGATGATGTGGAAGAATCACTCGGCAATTGTTCATTGACCATCCTGGAGAAAAATGAAAACGGATGGAAATTGGAGCTGCATAATTGTACAAGGCACATAACCGCAGATTCATTACTTTGAGCACAGGATATTATACGGAATTAACGTTTGTGTATCAAAGGGAGTTAATATAATCGTCCCCTATTCTATTGTTGAGTGATAATAAAAATGTTACGCAGTCCGGATAACTAGCGCTGCTTAGTCCAATTTTCCATTCAAATCATGCATCTTTCCAATTGGGTTGTTATTGAAAAAAAGGGATTTTGGGAATGAAGTAGAAGTATGTGGTAAGGTCATTAAAAACAAGGGAGCTAACTAAGAAAATGGGTAATTGGGGAAAACAAATTCAAATTCCGGCAACTTATATGCGGGGCGGAACAAGCAAGGGGCTATTTTTTCTAAAAGATGATTTACCTACTGACCCGGTAATACGGGATAAAGTATTATTGCGTGTCATCGGAAGCCCAGATCCTTATGGGCAGCAGATCGATGGAATGGGAGGTGCAACTTCAAGTACCAGTAAGGTGGTCATTTTAAACAAAAGTGAACGTCCAGGATGTGATATAGACTATTTATTCGGGCAGGTAGCCATTGAGCAGCCCTTGGTTGATTGGAGTGGCAACTGCGGAAATCTTACTTCGGCCGTTGGTCCATTTGCAATATATAGAGGTTTGGTAGAAGCGCCAAAGAACGGAATAGTTACGGTTAATATTTGGCAGGAGAATATCGGGAAAAAAATCATAGCTCATGTTCCAATAGAGAACGGGACAGTACAGGAACTAGGGGATTTCGTACTTGATGGGGTAACCTTTCCGGCAGCAGAAATAAAATTGGAATTCCTTGATCCTGCTGGTGCTGATGAAAAGAGTACAGATGGTGGTGGGATGTTTCCTACAGGGAATCCACTAGATATCATTCATATCCCGGGTATAGGAGAAGTAGAGGCAACTTTAATTAATGCCGGGAATCCTGCTGTCTTTGTGGAGGCGTCTGCATTGGAGCTTAGAGGGACGGAGCTTCAGGATGATATAAATAGGAATGCAGACTTACTGAACCGTTTTGAGTTAATACGGGCTCATAGTGCAGTAATTATGGGTTTAGAGGAAAGCGTAGAATATGCTAAGAAGCGTCAGCACACACCTAAAATTGCATTTTTTGAAGAAGCAACTAGTTACACCACTTCGGATGGAAAAGAAGTACATAGGGATAATATCGACATTTTGGCGCGAATCCTTTCAATGGGCAAGCTGCATCACGCCATGACTGGTACAGGTGCAGTAGCAATTGCGGCTGCAGCTTCAATACCAGGAACTATTGTTAGCAAGATTTTAGGCGACGTTATGCCCGAACTTCGCTTTGGTCACCCGTCTGGTACTTTAACAGTAGGTGCCGAAGCTGCAAAGGAGGAAATCGGCTGGACTGTAAAAAAGGTTGTAATGAGTCGTAGTGCAAGAAGATTAATGGAGGGGTCCGTTCTACTACCTGATTTTAACGACCTTACCAAATAAGATAAGTTTTCGTTTTTTTTAAATTATCCATGTAAACTACCTTCCGTAAACTGAAAGCATAAACATTAAAGGGGTATTTGGGATGGGGATTGATTTTCACAATGAAAAGAATAAACATAGTTATGTGACAAGGAAAGTCGATGATACATGGCTATCAGCAATAACAGCACTCATTCAAGGACGGGCAATTAACAAGGCAGTGGATATTGGAACAGGCGGAGGGATATATGCAAAGGCACTTGCTGATTTGGGCATTCCTTCCATCACTGGCATTGACTTTTCGGAAGTCATGCTTGATGGAGCTGAGCAATATTGTCGCTTGTATGAACAAATCGAGTTCAAACTTGGAAATGCTTATAGTACTGGATTGTCAAGTGCATATGCAGATCTGGTTTTGGAAAGAGCACTCATTCATCATCTTGATAATTTGGCTGCTTGTTTTTCCGAGGTTTATCGTATTTTACAGCCAGAGGGAATGCTGTTGGTACAGGATAGAACACCAGAAGATTGTCTCATCCAAGGAGATCATCATCATATTCGCGGGTACTTATTTTCTTTATTTCCGCATCTTGGAGAGATCGAGACAAAAAGAAGATATGCTTCCCACACTGTTAAAGCCGCACTGGGAAACGCGGGTTTCCATGCTATTAAAGAGATAAAACTTTGGGAAGTGCGAAAAACGTATACGAACAAAGAAGAATTGCTCAACGATATTAAATCACGAAATGGACGCTCGATTCTCCATGAGTTATCAGATCAACAGGTGTCGCAATTTGCTGATCATGTAAACCAATTGATACAAGAAGATGGTCTAATTGTAGAAAAAGATCGATGGACGATTTGGGCGGCGGAGAAATGATCCGATGATAGCATAGAGTGGGAAATTCCATCATACATAATCGCTTAACAACAAGACGTTATAATATCAGACAATTAGAACTGGAATAGGTAATCTTAATTACTAAGCATATTGTAATTTTCAGAGGTGTCCATAAATAAACAAAAATTAGAATATGGATTGGGTTAATTGCTAGTCTCATCATATGCATTTACGGTGTTTATGGACTAATGACAAGTAGTTCGATATCGAGTTTGTCATTTATCCCTGTTATTCTAGCTATAGGTGGTTTCATTAGTTTCATCGCGAACGCTAGTTAATTGTCAGTGGTACCGGCACTACAGTTAACATCTTAAGATCGGGGATTAAAGTCTGGTTTACAATGGCCTGATTCATGGTATAATAACCTTAGAAGTTCATACAATAGGAAAAACCGCCCCATGCTGTAACATGGAGCGGTTCCAATAGACTAACCCCATTCAAGGGTTGGCACAGTGAAGCAATAATCCCTCACGGCCTGGCTAAAGCACATGAGGGATTATTTTTTGTCATTTTTGCCCCACCTTAGCGGGCACTAAGACTCCCATTTCAAGATTTTGCGTGGAAATCACAAAAATTACCGATGGTTCGTATATTGAACTGGTTTGGTAATAGCTTGTAGTGCCCGATATTTTTCTTCAGTAAGTACTGCAGACGAGTCCATTGCAGTATTTTCCGCAAGCTGTTCCTCTGAGCTTGCCCCAAATACAGCACTTGCAACTGCTGGGTGATGGAGTACATATTGAAGTGCTGCAGTATTGAACGAGGTGTCCTCGCCAATCACATTTTTTATTTCATCATAAATCTTTACTAATTCCTCATACGTATAATCTAAATATCCATCCCGTGATTTACGTTCGATTTGTTTTCTTCCATTCTTACTTAAGATCCCTTTCGCTAATGGCCCGCGGGCAAGGACGCTAATGTGGTTTTCCGCCAGCAAGTCCAATACTTCTTCCTCGGGACGGCGATCCAGCATGCTATACTGCATCATCACTGCATCGATATGGGACCGTTTGACATATTCCCGGATGACGTTTGGACGAATCGATGATATTCCATACGCACGAATGAGACCCTCTTGTTTTAGTTGTTCAAAAGCCTCAATGGATTCATCAATTGGATCATCGATGGTACCGCCATGCAACATATAAAAATCGATATAATCGGTGTTCAATCGTTTTAAGCTATCCTTTAGACCTGCTTTAATGTGTTCTTTGGATGGATCCCAGTACCAGTCTTTGGTATCACGGTTAAAATGATTGCCAACCTTTGATGTGAGAATAATTTCTTGCCGCTTTCCTTTTATTGCTTCACCGACAATTTCTTCATTCAAACCAAAATTGTATAAGTCAGCGGTATCCAGATGATTGACGCCTGCCGCTAATGCTTTGTCAATAATTGTTTGGGCTTTGGCTTGATCTGTCCCTAATGACATGCAGCCAAGTGTTAGCTCGGATACATATATGTCTGATTTACCTAATCGGTTTTGCTTCATATTAATTCCCTCCGTTTTCCATTCGTAATTCCATTGTAAAAATAGACATGCACAAACTCAAGTTTTTAAATGTGGTAAAATGGGGAGTAGCTTATAAAATGAAGGTGATCATATGAAAAAATTTGAAGAGAAAACCATTCAAACAAAACAGATATATAATGGAAAAGTGGTCAAGCTACAAGTGGATGATGTTACATTGCCAGATGGAAAGACTGCCAAGCGGGAATTAATCAAACATCCTGGAGGGGTGGGGATTATTCCAATTACCAAAGACAAAAAAATTGTGATGGTGGAACAATATCGGAAACCGTTGGAAAAATCGCTGGTGGAAATCCCCGCTGGCAAGCTGGAGGCAGGAGAAAAACCGGAAGTAACAGCGGTAAGGGAGTTGGAAGAAGAAACAGGATTTACAACCAGCAGCCTCAAGCTTGTTACCTCTTTCTATAGCTCGCCGGGATTTGCCGATGAATTAATGTATATTTATTTAACGGACAAGCTGGAACCGCTTAAAGAAAAAGTGGCTGGTGACGATGATGAATTTGTTGAACTCGTGGAATTAACTTTGGATGAAGCAAAACAATATGTTAAGGAACAACGAATTCATGATGCCAAGACAAACTATGCAATTCTGTATTTAGAAATGTTGGAGATGATGTAAACCATGTTACAAGCCTATTTTGCTGATATGCACATTCATATTGGCCGGGATATGTACAATAAACCAGTGAAAATAACCGGTGCGAAAAGCCTGACATTAACGAACATATTAAAAGAGGCCAGTAGAAATAAGGGGATTCAAATGGTCGGAGTCATTGATAGCCATGCCCCCGCGGTGCAACAGGAGATCAAACAATTAATGGAGCAGGGTTCCGCTTATGAATTGGACAATGGCGGGATCCGATTTGAACAGGTAACCCTACTATTGGGCTCGGAAATTGAAATTTATGATGAAAACTGTAAAGGCCCCATTCATGTTCTCTGTTTTCTCCCAACTCTGGATATGATGGAACGTTTTTCCGAGTGGCTGACAACCAAGATGAAAAATATTACATTGAGCTCGCAACGTTATTATGGAACCGCAAAGGAACTGCAATATAAAGTCAAAGAACTGGAAGGCATTTTCATCCCGGCCCATGTGTTTACTCCGTTTAAAAGTATGTATGGCAAAGGGGTACACCAATCATTAACCGAGGTATTTGATCCTGATTTAATCGATGGAATTGAACTTGGGTTAAGTTCAGATACCGATATGGCGGATCAAATCAGCGAATTACATGACTATACCTTTGTCTCCAATTCGGATGCCCATTCCCTGGCGAAGATTGCCAGAGAGTATCAGGAAATTTTGATGGAAGAGCCATCATTTCAAGAATTTGATTGGGCACTACATGAAGTGGACGGACGAAAAATCACCAAAAATTTTGGGATGAATCCGCAATTGGGTAAGTACCACACAACCGTTTGCAGTAATTGTTTAACACAAGTGACGTATAAAACGGAACAATGTCCAAACTGTGGATCGAAAAAAATTATCAATGGCGTATTTGACCGGATTCAAGAATTAGCAGATGCCAAGGAAGTAACAAGGGAGCGCCCGCCGTATCTGTATCAGGTTCCCTTGGAATATTTGCCAAAACTAGGTCCAAAAACATTCCAAAAACTATTAGATCGTTTTCAAACCGAGATGTATGTCATTCATCATGCCACATTGAAAGAATTGCAAGAAACGGTTCCGGAAAAACTAGCAAATGCGATTATGCAAATGCGAGAAGGAAAGCAGACGATTCATGCAGGCGGCGGTGGCCGATATGGAAGTATTGCCCAATCGAATGACAGTTAAATGACGGTCCGGACAAAGGTCTACTACTCCGGACTGTGTAGCCAATCCGGAAAAAGAAGACTATTAAAAATGTAAATATGGTATTATTATCAGGAATTCTTCATAGATTTTATTATAAGGGCGTGTCTAAAAAATTATTACGTTCATCTTAAAATCGAATGGAGGATTCCGATGTACCAAAAAAGAACGCTAGCTGTAAATCACATAAAGGAACATGCAGCAATATATCTGTTTATGGTTATTTTGTTTCTAACTGGTATCGTTTTTGGTGCAATTATCGTAAACAGTATGAATTTTGTCCAAAAACAGGATTTGTTTTTTTATTTGGAACGTTTTTTTGGGCAAATTACCGATAAAGACCAGATTGCAGGCGCAGATATTTTAAAGGAAAGTTTCTTTTATCATACCAAGTATTTATTGCTTTTGTTTGTGTTAGGGCTGTCTGTCATCGGGTTGCCGGTAGTTTGGATTTTATTGTTTGTCAAAGGTTTGGTAGTCGGTTTTTCGGTAGGGTTTATTGTAAATCAGCTTGGCATAAAGGGATTGGCACTTGCATCGATTGCAATTGCGCCGCAAAATATTCTAGTCATTCCCATTTACATTATTGCCGGAAGTCTATCGATGATCTTTTCCCTGACCCTATTAAATAAACTTTTTTCCAATAAATTGTCCCAGCCGATTTTACAACCATTTGGCAGATATGTTACTGTTTTTTCCTTATTATTGGTTTGTTCCGTCGCTGCTGCCGGTATGGAAGCTTTTGTCAGTCATGGAGCCATGGAAACATTACTCAAATCCCTTTATAAATAAAAG is a window of Lentibacillus daqui DNA encoding:
- a CDS encoding YjcZ family sporulation protein — protein: MFAGAGYGGGFALIVVLFILLIIVLAAYVGGYGY
- a CDS encoding YolD-like family protein, giving the protein MNPNKLTPGQNLMWESSRMMLPEHKARIRKHQKELTKRTKPIIDEQQMALFSQIISDAMKQDLDLRIELFHPYHDHFVTGKIEKVVPGQQLKLVSAEDSEWIAFTEMIDIAVL
- a CDS encoding DNA polymerase IV, with amino-acid sequence MKRVIFLVDMQTFYASVEKAENPEWKDKPVIVSGDPERRSGIILAACPIAKKYGVKTAEALWEAQNKCPEAVVVRPRMQRYIDVSCQITEILEHYTDLVEVFSVDEQFLDVTGSQKLFGDPFTIARKIQQEIMEETGVYTRVGIGPNKVLAKISCDAFAKKNADGIFQLDQSNMKETMWELPIGKMFGIGSRMKQHLQRMGIQKIGQLATFSVDALTKRWGINGQVLWQTANGINNAPVTTKTHDHQKAVGHHMTLPRDYETFDEIKVVLLELSEEVARRARAGGYRGNTVSVGVRGMNVTFPTGFHRQVKLATLTNFGMDIFRSALYLFRMHWDRQPVRSVGVTLSQLQPADPFQLSFFDFSLKKEHLSEAMDYIHDKYGPTAIVRAASLTDAGQAFDRAEKIGGHYK
- a CDS encoding histidine phosphatase family protein, producing the protein MTKFGFIRHGVTDWNQERRAQGSSDIPLNNEGREQAAKLAERLQTEDWDVIYASDLARARETAEMIANKMNGVTIHFDPRLREVGGGLIEGTTEKERIAKWGINWRNLDLERESDDCVMARGQSVLAEILSENNGKNILIVSHGSFIRRLLGELVPDDDVEESLGNCSLTILEKNENGWKLELHNCTRHITADSLL
- the prpF gene encoding 2-methylaconitate cis-trans isomerase PrpF, which produces MGNWGKQIQIPATYMRGGTSKGLFFLKDDLPTDPVIRDKVLLRVIGSPDPYGQQIDGMGGATSSTSKVVILNKSERPGCDIDYLFGQVAIEQPLVDWSGNCGNLTSAVGPFAIYRGLVEAPKNGIVTVNIWQENIGKKIIAHVPIENGTVQELGDFVLDGVTFPAAEIKLEFLDPAGADEKSTDGGGMFPTGNPLDIIHIPGIGEVEATLINAGNPAVFVEASALELRGTELQDDINRNADLLNRFELIRAHSAVIMGLEESVEYAKKRQHTPKIAFFEEATSYTTSDGKEVHRDNIDILARILSMGKLHHAMTGTGAVAIAAAASIPGTIVSKILGDVMPELRFGHPSGTLTVGAEAAKEEIGWTVKKVVMSRSARRLMEGSVLLPDFNDLTK
- a CDS encoding class I SAM-dependent methyltransferase → MGIDFHNEKNKHSYVTRKVDDTWLSAITALIQGRAINKAVDIGTGGGIYAKALADLGIPSITGIDFSEVMLDGAEQYCRLYEQIEFKLGNAYSTGLSSAYADLVLERALIHHLDNLAACFSEVYRILQPEGMLLVQDRTPEDCLIQGDHHHIRGYLFSLFPHLGEIETKRRYASHTVKAALGNAGFHAIKEIKLWEVRKTYTNKEELLNDIKSRNGRSILHELSDQQVSQFADHVNQLIQEDGLIVEKDRWTIWAAEK
- a CDS encoding aldo/keto reductase, yielding MKQNRLGKSDIYVSELTLGCMSLGTDQAKAQTIIDKALAAGVNHLDTADLYNFGLNEEIVGEAIKGKRQEIILTSKVGNHFNRDTKDWYWDPSKEHIKAGLKDSLKRLNTDYIDFYMLHGGTIDDPIDESIEAFEQLKQEGLIRAYGISSIRPNVIREYVKRSHIDAVMMQYSMLDRRPEEEVLDLLAENHISVLARGPLAKGILSKNGRKQIERKSRDGYLDYTYEELVKIYDEIKNVIGEDTSFNTAALQYVLHHPAVASAVFGASSEEQLAENTAMDSSAVLTEEKYRALQAITKPVQYTNHR
- a CDS encoding NUDIX hydrolase, which gives rise to MKKFEEKTIQTKQIYNGKVVKLQVDDVTLPDGKTAKRELIKHPGGVGIIPITKDKKIVMVEQYRKPLEKSLVEIPAGKLEAGEKPEVTAVRELEEETGFTTSSLKLVTSFYSSPGFADELMYIYLTDKLEPLKEKVAGDDDEFVELVELTLDEAKQYVKEQRIHDAKTNYAILYLEMLEMM
- a CDS encoding endonuclease Q family protein, with translation MLQAYFADMHIHIGRDMYNKPVKITGAKSLTLTNILKEASRNKGIQMVGVIDSHAPAVQQEIKQLMEQGSAYELDNGGIRFEQVTLLLGSEIEIYDENCKGPIHVLCFLPTLDMMERFSEWLTTKMKNITLSSQRYYGTAKELQYKVKELEGIFIPAHVFTPFKSMYGKGVHQSLTEVFDPDLIDGIELGLSSDTDMADQISELHDYTFVSNSDAHSLAKIAREYQEILMEEPSFQEFDWALHEVDGRKITKNFGMNPQLGKYHTTVCSNCLTQVTYKTEQCPNCGSKKIINGVFDRIQELADAKEVTRERPPYLYQVPLEYLPKLGPKTFQKLLDRFQTEMYVIHHATLKELQETVPEKLANAIMQMREGKQTIHAGGGGRYGSIAQSNDS
- the spoIIM gene encoding stage II sporulation protein M produces the protein MYQKRTLAVNHIKEHAAIYLFMVILFLTGIVFGAIIVNSMNFVQKQDLFFYLERFFGQITDKDQIAGADILKESFFYHTKYLLLLFVLGLSVIGLPVVWILLFVKGLVVGFSVGFIVNQLGIKGLALASIAIAPQNILVIPIYIIAGSLSMIFSLTLLNKLFSNKLSQPILQPFGRYVTVFSLLLVCSVAAAGMEAFVSHGAMETLLKSLYK